A window of the Nitrospirae bacterium YQR-1 genome harbors these coding sequences:
- a CDS encoding transglycosylase SLT domain-containing protein yields the protein MRYILQIGLAMVLFMYPAFTEALYYSNEKAALPDTDEQNISFRIPHKVLEDQTTNLNLSSNGIREYAIRIMPEGSIFEKDETIPYSLTNTGIITGDDKGSASVSMFLSFFSEKMKSSFTRWINRGSKYMPMMKKILAENNLPEDLVYVPLIESGYNMFALSRAHAVGPWQFMEHTARQYNLKINRWVDERRDPVKSTHAASDYLKFLYARYGSWNLALAAYNAGEGRIDKAMKRANTDSFWSLAETNHIAEETKQYVPKFLAAKEIAAEPAKYGFDEFENAAPIDYDVVYITPPAAISFIAAASGTTVDKILSLNPELKQWCIPPKVSQYKLRIPYGTKDAFMEAYNNTTDLQRAMLKQYQTRKAETLRTIAKRLKVPVDVLSDINSHGINERLAKDTTVFVPPLTAIPKAPTEVETASVKGKATLANKRHKEVGKVIKISDSKTTSFTTASVSLKGKSGHAGNKHKETVKAAKRSVDNAKARKPATTDKNAAAKEHKSEKVAKSEATKSKQPLKNQNTIKLHKSSSKKV from the coding sequence GTGAGATATATACTACAAATAGGGTTAGCCATGGTGCTTTTTATGTATCCTGCATTTACAGAGGCACTGTACTATTCCAATGAAAAGGCCGCCTTACCGGATACAGATGAGCAAAACATATCTTTCAGAATTCCTCATAAGGTTCTTGAGGACCAAACAACCAATTTAAATCTCAGCTCTAATGGAATCCGTGAATATGCGATACGTATCATGCCTGAGGGTTCCATTTTTGAGAAAGATGAGACTATTCCTTATAGCTTAACAAACACCGGTATAATTACCGGCGATGATAAGGGCTCAGCATCTGTATCCATGTTTCTGTCTTTTTTTTCAGAGAAGATGAAATCAAGTTTCACAAGGTGGATTAACCGGGGATCCAAATATATGCCGATGATGAAGAAGATTCTTGCAGAGAACAATCTTCCGGAGGACTTGGTGTATGTGCCTTTGATAGAGAGTGGCTACAATATGTTTGCGCTTTCACGGGCTCATGCGGTAGGGCCGTGGCAGTTTATGGAGCATACGGCAAGACAGTACAACCTCAAGATAAATCGTTGGGTGGATGAGAGGCGTGACCCTGTGAAGTCAACTCATGCGGCCTCTGATTATCTCAAGTTTCTGTATGCAAGGTATGGTTCATGGAACCTTGCCCTTGCGGCATATAATGCCGGAGAGGGACGCATAGATAAAGCAATGAAGCGCGCCAATACTGACAGCTTCTGGTCACTGGCGGAGACAAACCATATAGCTGAGGAAACCAAGCAGTATGTACCGAAATTCCTTGCCGCCAAGGAAATAGCGGCAGAGCCCGCAAAGTATGGCTTCGATGAATTTGAAAATGCCGCCCCGATTGACTATGATGTAGTATATATAACACCACCGGCAGCAATTAGCTTCATTGCCGCCGCTTCAGGAACCACTGTTGATAAAATATTATCACTGAACCCTGAATTGAAACAGTGGTGCATACCACCAAAAGTATCCCAATATAAACTCCGTATTCCCTATGGCACAAAAGATGCTTTTATGGAGGCGTATAACAACACCACTGATCTTCAGAGAGCTATGCTCAAACAATATCAAACCAGAAAGGCGGAGACGCTGAGAACTATTGCAAAGCGTTTGAAAGTTCCTGTTGACGTGCTCTCAGACATCAATTCCCACGGTATAAACGAAAGGTTAGCTAAAGACACGACCGTATTTGTACCGCCCCTTACGGCAATACCAAAAGCCCCCACCGAAGTGGAAACAGCATCAGTAAAAGGTAAAGCCACTTTGGCAAACAAACGGCACAAGGAAGTAGGCAAAGTTATTAAAATCTCTGATTCTAAGACAACTTCCTTTACAACAGCGTCCGTATCACTGAAGGGCAAATCGGGACATGCCGGAAATAAACACAAAGAGACTGTTAAAGCAGCAAAGCGCTCCGTTGATAACGCTAAGGCAAGGAAACCGGCTACCACTGATAAAAATGCCGCTGCAAAAGAACATAAGTCAGAAAAGGTTGCAAAAAGCGAAGCTACAAAGTCAAAACAGCCGTTAAAAAATCAAAACACTATAAAGCTGCACAAGTCATCAAGTAAAAAAGTCTGA
- a CDS encoding DUF1015 domain-containing protein — MTEVAPFRGLLYDPQRVSLSDVTAPPYDVITPDMQTQLYDKSPFNIVRVDWAVEKPGDNDEVNKYVRAAETLKSWINTGTMKFRDKPAYFLYEVSYKYRAAVKKMRGLFAAVKLVKPGDGIYPHEETHSKPKQDRLNLMRSCRANTSPVFSLYNSADMTLIGIMDACNATAPYFQYSGSDEILHRCWIIDNGDSVAKITRALKGESFFIADGHHRYETALEYQKLIKGSNGQARGPQPCDYILMLITNIRDGGITILPTHRMVAGITASTLERLNQYFDVQFVGVDVPITDYISGKATTFGLYLRQSGYYALRYKGVRPDGLAGIDVMILHDIILGKLYNVSDFGYEMSVERTVESVKSGRYDAAIFLNPTRVEDVELSAKTGVRMPPKSTYFYPKIPTGIVINYLDKH, encoded by the coding sequence ATGACTGAAGTAGCTCCATTCAGAGGACTTTTATATGATCCGCAGAGGGTGTCGCTCTCTGATGTAACTGCGCCGCCATATGACGTCATAACGCCGGATATGCAGACACAGCTCTACGACAAGAGCCCGTTTAATATAGTGCGAGTTGACTGGGCTGTGGAGAAGCCCGGAGATAACGATGAGGTTAACAAGTATGTTCGTGCCGCTGAAACCCTCAAAAGCTGGATAAACACCGGTACTATGAAATTCAGAGATAAACCGGCTTATTTCCTGTATGAGGTTTCCTATAAGTACAGGGCAGCGGTAAAAAAAATGCGGGGACTCTTTGCTGCCGTGAAACTGGTTAAGCCCGGAGACGGGATTTATCCACACGAGGAGACACATTCTAAACCCAAGCAGGACAGGCTTAATCTGATGCGCTCCTGTAGAGCCAACACAAGCCCTGTGTTCTCCCTTTATAACAGTGCTGATATGACTCTTATCGGCATTATGGATGCCTGTAACGCCACTGCACCTTATTTTCAGTACTCCGGTTCAGATGAAATCTTACACCGGTGCTGGATTATAGATAACGGCGACAGTGTAGCAAAAATAACAAGAGCTCTTAAGGGTGAGAGCTTTTTTATAGCCGACGGCCACCACAGATATGAAACCGCCCTTGAATATCAAAAGCTTATAAAAGGAAGCAACGGTCAGGCCCGGGGCCCGCAGCCCTGTGACTACATACTTATGCTTATAACAAATATCAGAGACGGAGGAATTACCATTTTACCTACCCACAGGATGGTAGCCGGAATAACGGCAAGTACACTGGAGCGTCTTAACCAATATTTTGATGTGCAATTCGTTGGGGTTGATGTGCCAATTACAGATTATATAAGCGGCAAGGCAACGACTTTTGGTCTTTATCTGCGCCAGAGCGGCTACTATGCTCTGAGGTACAAGGGAGTCAGGCCGGATGGATTAGCCGGTATAGACGTAATGATTTTGCATGACATTATACTCGGGAAGTTGTATAATGTTAGTGATTTCGGATATGAGATGAGCGTGGAGAGAACTGTGGAAAGCGTAAAAAGCGGTCGATATGACGCCGCTATTTTTTTAAACCCCACGAGGGTTGAGGATGTAGAGCTCTCAGCAAAGACAGGTGTGAGGATGCCGCCAAAGTCAACATATTTTTATCCGAAAATTCCCACTGGGATAGTTATCAATTATCTGGACAAACACTGA
- the gap gene encoding type I glyceraldehyde-3-phosphate dehydrogenase has product MAVKVGVNGFGRIGRNFYRACMGNPDIEIVAVNDITDTKTLAHLLKYDSVVGNLTADVSVKDDSIVVNGKATKITAERDPANIPWKSFGVDIVVESTGIFTKRDGASKHLAAGAGWVIISAPATDEDITICMGVNNELLDPAKHKIISNASCTTNCLSPVAKAIHQEFGIVKGLMTTVHSYTNDQRLLDLPHKDLRRARAAALSIIPSSTGAAKAIGLVLPELKGKLDGFALRVPTPNVSVVDLTAELKKEATVDSINSVVKAAAEGPMKGVLQYCDEPLVSADFKGNPHSSIFDPALTKVIGGNMIKIISWYDNEWGYSNRVRDLLLYLVSKR; this is encoded by the coding sequence ATGGCAGTCAAAGTAGGTGTAAACGGTTTTGGAAGAATCGGCAGAAATTTCTACAGGGCATGTATGGGCAACCCTGACATAGAAATAGTGGCGGTAAACGATATTACCGACACAAAGACTCTCGCCCATCTGTTAAAATACGACTCGGTTGTAGGCAACCTAACAGCTGACGTATCGGTCAAGGACGACTCAATAGTGGTAAATGGCAAAGCCACTAAGATTACCGCAGAGAGAGACCCTGCAAATATTCCATGGAAGAGCTTTGGTGTGGATATCGTAGTGGAGTCAACCGGAATATTTACAAAGAGAGACGGCGCCTCCAAACACCTTGCGGCGGGAGCAGGCTGGGTTATCATCTCAGCACCAGCCACTGATGAGGATATCACCATATGTATGGGCGTCAACAATGAGCTCCTTGACCCGGCAAAGCACAAAATCATTTCAAACGCTTCCTGTACAACCAACTGTCTGTCCCCTGTAGCTAAAGCAATACATCAGGAGTTTGGTATTGTTAAGGGCCTTATGACCACAGTCCATTCCTACACCAACGACCAGAGACTCTTAGACCTTCCACATAAGGATTTAAGAAGGGCAAGAGCGGCAGCTCTTTCAATTATCCCCTCAAGCACCGGTGCGGCAAAGGCAATCGGCCTTGTTTTACCTGAATTAAAGGGTAAACTTGACGGCTTTGCATTAAGAGTTCCTACCCCTAACGTGTCAGTTGTTGACCTGACGGCGGAACTTAAAAAAGAGGCTACAGTAGATTCCATAAATTCAGTTGTTAAAGCTGCTGCTGAGGGCCCTATGAAGGGAGTGCTCCAGTACTGTGACGAGCCTTTGGTATCGGCTGACTTCAAAGGCAATCCTCATTCCTCGATCTTTGATCCTGCCCTTACAAAGGTAATCGGCGGCAATATGATAAAGATAATTTCATGGTATGACAATGAGTGGGGTTATAGCAACCGTGTAAGAGACCTCCTCCTGTATCTCGTATCAAAGAGGTAA
- a CDS encoding phosphoglycerate kinase, whose protein sequence is MEKLVITDLDLKGKRVFIRVDFNVPFDEAGAITDNTRILSALPTINKAIEMGAKVILASHLGRPKGKINPKFSLKPVATRLQELLGKPVAFAPDCIGPEVEKMVSAMKEGDVLLLENVRFHAEEEKNDPEFAKSLSKLADVYVNDAFGTAHRAHATTEGITRHLPKAAAGFLMKKELDYLINAVENPTRPFTAIVGGAKVSGKIGVLEHLSSKVNKIIVGGGMANTFFKAQGFEIGDSLCEDDMLDTAKSIMEKMKANNVDLLLPVDCVIAQNTEPGTATKVVSVKDVPAGWKILDIGPESSKIYSDAVRSSKTIVWNGPMGLFEIEAFSSGTFELAKAVAASGSTSIIGGGDSVLAVNRAGVADKVSFISTGGGASLELLEGKVLPGVAALTDKK, encoded by the coding sequence CTGGAAAAATTAGTAATAACCGATTTAGACCTTAAGGGTAAGAGAGTTTTCATAAGGGTGGATTTCAATGTTCCCTTTGATGAGGCCGGAGCCATTACGGATAACACAAGGATTCTCAGCGCTCTTCCGACTATAAACAAAGCCATAGAGATGGGAGCTAAAGTGATTTTAGCCTCACACCTTGGCAGACCAAAGGGTAAAATAAATCCAAAGTTTAGCCTCAAACCTGTGGCAACCCGTCTTCAGGAACTCCTTGGAAAACCTGTGGCCTTTGCCCCGGACTGTATCGGCCCGGAGGTCGAGAAAATGGTCTCCGCCATGAAAGAAGGTGACGTACTGCTCCTTGAAAACGTAAGGTTTCATGCAGAGGAGGAGAAAAACGATCCTGAGTTTGCAAAATCGTTGTCAAAACTGGCCGATGTTTACGTAAACGATGCCTTTGGCACAGCCCACAGGGCACATGCCACCACAGAGGGTATCACAAGGCACCTTCCAAAGGCGGCAGCCGGTTTTCTGATGAAGAAAGAGCTTGACTATCTTATTAATGCTGTGGAAAACCCGACGCGGCCCTTTACGGCTATTGTCGGCGGCGCTAAGGTATCCGGGAAGATCGGTGTACTGGAGCACCTCAGCTCTAAAGTCAACAAGATCATAGTTGGCGGCGGCATGGCCAATACCTTTTTCAAAGCCCAGGGTTTTGAGATCGGAGACTCACTGTGTGAGGATGATATGCTTGATACGGCTAAGAGCATTATGGAAAAAATGAAGGCCAACAACGTTGACCTGCTTTTGCCCGTTGATTGCGTAATCGCTCAAAATACCGAGCCTGGAACCGCCACTAAGGTTGTCTCTGTAAAGGATGTGCCGGCAGGATGGAAGATTCTCGATATCGGTCCTGAGTCGTCAAAGATTTATTCCGATGCCGTAAGGAGCTCTAAGACTATCGTTTGGAACGGCCCGATGGGGTTGTTTGAAATTGAGGCGTTTTCAAGCGGTACCTTTGAGCTGGCAAAAGCTGTAGCTGCCTCAGGCAGTACCAGCATAATCGGCGGCGGTGACTCTGTTTTAGCAGTTAACCGTGCCGGTGTTGCCGATAAGGTGTCATTTATTTCAACCGGCGGCGGCGCTTCCCTTGAGCTTCTTGAGGGAAAAGTGTTGCCGGGCGTTGCAGCTTTAACTGATAAAAAGTAA
- a CDS encoding glycosyltransferase family 2 protein, with protein MSLNKLKAKVRELLIKPKKLQEVAERLPDDRINFHCDKTLFAFDAIEISGWALSKDGVDRVEILIDGQPVGLASLGLIRRDLAVAYPEIEDSIIGGFVFFKYLDTALAPGRHSAVVSVVSNTGRSLSTEIPFKISENLASLLSKTDANIYSNHEKIVLAMDYISVSGWAFSLSDIESIQIFVDGTYIGKAKHTLFRADINQKFPSYKNSLISGFCYRDKIEPMLLPGLHTVDIKAVTEHGVITCLSELIAVNVTYDRMPAPDIVLHCDNLILCTDVIDIYGWVLSESGIATLEVYIDGEFIEEAVFISSRLDVWRTYQCMKDIEKGCFCLLKNLREPVPAGNHIVTLRAVSECEFVRQIDIPQQVNQSYSDISTEAPQEIDIDFVSTICLDKIYINGWAFSTDGIKEVEFYLNGKFTDKLFYGFDKPDVVESFPCKTKALKSGICILKDLDNQLLEGDCILTLKIITNRGDTKELSQLKVVSQTYEQHLNSSLLNELMSLDLVYLTPREIYIAGWVVFPGGTSAVEILIDGISYGIVFPAVSRPDIEANFKCYKDSKDCGFSYYAGLLKKLEGGNRVVTIRAKSKDGLLNEKQYFCTIYDIEGSYDKYKINLHEPDRDTAQREIANFTYKPVFSIITPVYNIDPKWLNQCINSVLNQYYDNWELCLYDDASSKAETLECLKSWEGKDKRIKISYGEKNLHISGASNEALKLATGDFIALLDNDDELAPQALFEFAKTLNTNQQLDFIFSDEDKMEEDGKRVEPFFKPDWSLHLLLSMMYTGHLSVYRKSIIDKIGGFRKGFEGSQDYDLVLRFIEQTIPERIAHIPLILYHWKKIQGSVAVVGESKKYAYENAKKAINQYLYRNNIPASAEFSNLLGCYHLKHDLKKNPLISIIIPTKDKADYLSVCIKSILEKTKYNNYEIIIVDTGSTEDKTFIFYSTIKDHSHIKLVQFHRDVFNYSESNNFGVMNSNGEILLFLNNDTKVINSDWLEEMAGYAAMDNVGSVGCKLLYPDDRIQHMGVVVGLMGGAAHVGRFFNDKNWMGFPFLNAKDVVRDVTAVTGACLMVKRKVFDEVNGFDTDFIIAFNDIDFCLRLRRAGYTNIYTPYARLYHHESVSIGTLDDDNRCKTLFAREVELFRSRWNIDSFRDPYFNPHTDENFTIIQPG; from the coding sequence ATGAGTTTAAATAAATTAAAAGCAAAAGTTAGAGAACTGTTAATAAAACCTAAGAAGCTACAGGAGGTTGCAGAGAGGTTACCTGATGACAGAATAAATTTCCACTGTGATAAAACCCTGTTTGCCTTTGATGCCATAGAGATATCAGGCTGGGCTCTTTCCAAAGATGGTGTGGACAGAGTTGAAATCTTAATAGACGGACAGCCCGTTGGTCTTGCATCTTTGGGGTTAATCCGGAGGGATTTGGCTGTGGCCTACCCTGAAATAGAAGATAGTATAATTGGTGGTTTTGTTTTTTTTAAGTATTTAGACACCGCCCTGGCTCCAGGGCGGCATAGTGCAGTTGTCTCAGTTGTATCCAACACAGGTCGCTCTTTAAGCACAGAGATACCTTTTAAAATAAGTGAAAATCTGGCATCACTATTATCTAAAACTGATGCCAATATCTATAGCAACCATGAAAAAATTGTGCTTGCCATGGACTATATCAGCGTATCAGGATGGGCTTTCTCACTGAGTGATATAGAGAGTATTCAGATTTTTGTTGATGGTACATATATTGGAAAAGCTAAGCATACACTATTTAGAGCCGACATTAATCAGAAATTTCCATCGTACAAAAACAGTTTGATCTCAGGATTTTGCTACAGGGATAAAATAGAACCTATGCTTTTACCCGGGCTTCACACAGTTGATATAAAGGCCGTTACTGAACATGGGGTTATAACCTGCCTGAGTGAGCTTATAGCAGTCAATGTGACCTATGACCGGATGCCGGCTCCGGATATTGTCTTACATTGCGATAACTTGATTTTATGTACAGATGTTATTGATATTTATGGTTGGGTGTTATCAGAGAGTGGGATTGCAACTCTTGAGGTTTATATAGACGGGGAATTTATTGAAGAGGCTGTATTTATCAGCAGCCGGTTGGATGTCTGGAGAACCTATCAGTGTATGAAAGATATAGAGAAAGGGTGTTTTTGTTTATTAAAAAACCTCAGGGAACCTGTCCCTGCCGGCAATCATATTGTTACACTAAGAGCCGTAAGCGAATGTGAATTTGTACGGCAAATTGATATACCGCAACAGGTAAACCAAAGCTACTCAGATATTTCAACAGAAGCACCTCAGGAAATAGACATTGATTTTGTATCAACCATTTGTTTGGATAAGATATATATAAACGGTTGGGCTTTCTCCACTGACGGAATTAAAGAGGTTGAGTTTTATTTAAATGGTAAATTCACAGACAAACTCTTTTACGGATTCGATAAACCTGATGTTGTAGAGTCTTTCCCTTGTAAAACCAAAGCGTTAAAATCAGGTATTTGTATTTTAAAGGATTTGGATAATCAACTGTTGGAGGGTGATTGTATATTAACCTTAAAAATAATAACAAATAGAGGGGATACAAAAGAGCTGTCACAACTAAAGGTGGTGTCGCAGACTTATGAACAACATCTTAATAGCAGCCTGCTGAATGAACTAATGTCCCTTGATCTCGTTTACCTCACGCCGCGGGAGATTTATATAGCAGGATGGGTTGTATTTCCGGGTGGGACTTCAGCGGTGGAGATATTAATAGACGGTATTTCTTACGGCATAGTGTTTCCAGCAGTCTCAAGACCTGACATTGAGGCTAACTTTAAGTGTTACAAAGATTCAAAGGATTGTGGATTTTCTTATTATGCCGGCCTGCTTAAAAAACTTGAAGGCGGCAACCGTGTTGTTACGATAAGAGCGAAGTCAAAAGACGGGCTGCTGAACGAAAAGCAATATTTTTGCACTATATATGATATTGAAGGTTCATATGACAAATACAAAATTAATCTACATGAGCCTGACAGAGATACAGCACAGCGAGAAATAGCTAATTTTACTTATAAACCTGTATTTTCAATAATAACTCCTGTTTATAATATAGACCCAAAGTGGCTTAACCAATGTATCAATTCGGTTTTGAATCAATATTATGACAATTGGGAACTGTGTCTTTATGATGACGCCTCCTCAAAAGCTGAAACACTGGAATGTCTAAAGAGTTGGGAGGGGAAAGATAAGCGCATAAAGATTTCTTACGGAGAGAAAAACCTGCATATTTCAGGGGCCTCTAATGAAGCACTTAAACTTGCAACCGGTGACTTTATAGCTCTGCTTGACAACGATGACGAGCTTGCTCCTCAAGCACTCTTTGAATTTGCAAAGACACTTAATACAAATCAACAACTTGATTTTATATTCAGCGATGAGGATAAAATGGAGGAGGACGGCAAGAGGGTGGAACCGTTTTTTAAGCCTGACTGGTCGTTGCATTTACTTCTTAGTATGATGTACACCGGACACTTAAGTGTTTACAGGAAATCCATTATTGATAAAATCGGTGGCTTTAGAAAAGGTTTTGAGGGCTCTCAGGACTACGATTTGGTACTCAGATTTATCGAACAAACCATACCTGAAAGAATAGCCCATATTCCTCTGATTTTATATCACTGGAAGAAGATACAAGGCTCAGTTGCTGTTGTAGGAGAAAGCAAAAAATATGCTTATGAAAACGCCAAAAAAGCAATTAATCAGTATCTATATAGAAATAATATACCGGCAAGTGCTGAATTCAGTAATTTGCTTGGATGTTACCATCTAAAGCATGATCTTAAGAAAAACCCTTTGATCTCAATAATAATACCGACAAAGGATAAGGCTGATTACTTAAGTGTTTGTATTAAGTCCATTTTAGAGAAGACAAAATACAACAACTATGAAATCATTATAGTAGATACCGGAAGTACAGAGGATAAAACATTTATTTTCTATAGTACGATAAAAGACCATTCACATATTAAATTAGTGCAATTTCACAGAGACGTGTTTAATTACTCCGAGTCAAATAATTTCGGCGTAATGAATTCTAATGGCGAAATACTCCTTTTTTTGAACAATGATACTAAAGTAATAAACAGTGATTGGTTAGAAGAGATGGCTGGATATGCCGCAATGGATAATGTCGGTTCAGTAGGATGCAAACTCCTGTACCCTGACGACAGGATTCAACACATGGGTGTTGTGGTAGGACTAATGGGAGGGGCGGCTCACGTCGGCAGGTTTTTTAATGACAAGAACTGGATGGGGTTTCCATTTCTTAACGCAAAAGACGTGGTAAGAGATGTAACAGCGGTAACAGGAGCTTGTCTTATGGTCAAGAGAAAAGTCTTTGATGAGGTCAATGGATTTGATACGGATTTTATAATCGCCTTTAATGATATTGATTTTTGTCTGAGGCTCCGCAGAGCCGGCTATACAAACATTTATACACCTTATGCAAGGCTTTACCACCATGAATCCGTATCAATTGGAACACTTGATGATGACAATCGCTGCAAGACGCTATTTGCTCGGGAGGTGGAATTGTTTAGATCCAGATGGAACATAGATTCATTTAGAGACCCTTACTTTAATCCTCACACAGATGAAAATTTCACAATTATTCAGCCTGGCTGA
- a CDS encoding class I SAM-dependent methyltransferase yields MKLDIGCGSKKREGFIGIDIVAGADVDYVINLEHEKLPFDNDTVDYIYSSHFLEHVKYPDNVLPELGRVAKDNATIELWTPYAFSNEAFLYRHEVFLTELVWENFCVTSGDLFYHMLGKKRWLFNEIVYVLQPAVENEILEAGLTIPFAIKYLKGIVIEFGCFFTVKKDMTEPLIVPRKTFSHTRYGERYDLSK; encoded by the coding sequence TTGAAGCTTGACATTGGCTGCGGAAGCAAAAAAAGAGAGGGTTTTATCGGCATAGACATAGTGGCAGGAGCTGATGTAGATTATGTTATCAATTTAGAACATGAAAAACTTCCTTTTGATAACGACACTGTTGACTACATATATTCCTCACATTTTTTAGAACATGTTAAATATCCTGACAATGTTCTGCCGGAATTGGGCAGGGTTGCAAAAGACAATGCAACAATTGAGTTATGGACGCCTTACGCTTTTTCAAATGAGGCTTTTTTGTATAGACATGAAGTATTTTTAACAGAGCTGGTGTGGGAGAATTTTTGCGTTACAAGCGGAGATTTATTCTATCATATGCTTGGTAAAAAACGATGGCTATTCAACGAAATTGTTTATGTTCTCCAGCCTGCTGTGGAAAATGAAATTCTGGAGGCAGGGCTTACGATACCTTTTGCCATAAAGTACTTAAAGGGAATTGTCATTGAGTTTGGTTGTTTTTTTACTGTAAAAAAAGACATGACCGAGCCTTTAATAGTGCCGCGAAAAACATTTTCTCACACACGGTATGGAGAGCGATATGACCTCTCAAAATGA
- a CDS encoding P-loop NTPase has translation MDKKIICSILGPKGGVGKSNVSANLAIALAQMGKRVIAVDLDLGGANLHAILGVKEVRYTLEDLLLRKVKTLQETAIDSGIKNLRVICGGTNVHNIANISFQQKVKLINHIARLDCDIVILDLAAGSSYNVVDFAFIANRNLLVTTPEVTSLMKVYTFIKTAVFRLLTVIFRDAKVVDLLDIVERAKDVVENPHLKSIESVLNEAAKLSPATAALAREKLRSFIPDIVINRLQSKNDAQVGKVISKLLKDYVGIESNVLEYIPEDDAVKKAILTLKPVMTTSPQSEFSKSILKIAMALTSNTRLQSKE, from the coding sequence ATGGATAAAAAAATAATATGCTCAATACTGGGGCCAAAGGGTGGCGTAGGAAAGTCAAATGTATCGGCAAACCTTGCCATCGCACTGGCACAGATGGGCAAGAGGGTTATTGCAGTTGATCTGGATTTGGGCGGGGCCAATCTTCATGCTATTTTAGGGGTAAAAGAGGTACGTTATACCCTTGAGGATTTGTTATTAAGGAAAGTTAAGACACTTCAGGAGACAGCTATAGATTCCGGCATTAAAAACCTCAGAGTCATATGCGGCGGCACAAATGTTCATAATATTGCAAACATATCGTTTCAACAGAAGGTCAAATTAATAAACCACATTGCGCGTCTTGACTGTGACATTGTTATTTTAGACCTTGCCGCAGGCTCCTCATACAACGTTGTTGATTTTGCCTTTATTGCAAACCGTAACCTTTTGGTGACAACACCGGAGGTCACCTCTTTAATGAAAGTCTATACCTTTATAAAAACTGCGGTTTTCAGGTTACTGACAGTGATCTTTAGGGATGCTAAAGTGGTTGACTTGCTTGACATTGTAGAGAGGGCTAAGGACGTTGTTGAAAATCCACATTTAAAATCCATTGAAAGCGTACTTAATGAGGCGGCAAAATTAAGTCCTGCCACTGCGGCTTTAGCCAGAGAGAAACTGCGTAGTTTCATTCCCGATATTGTGATAAACCGGCTTCAAAGCAAAAACGATGCTCAAGTCGGGAAAGTAATTTCAAAACTCCTTAAAGATTATGTGGGGATTGAGAGTAACGTATTAGAATATATCCCTGAGGATGACGCTGTAAAAAAAGCGATACTTACTCTCAAACCGGTTATGACGACAAGCCCTCAGTCGGAGTTTTCAAAATCAATCCTGAAAATAGCAATGGCACTAACCAGTAATACCAGGTTGCAGTCAAAAGAGTAA
- the fdhD gene encoding formate dehydrogenase accessory sulfurtransferase FdhD — protein MEVYAKREIFRVNGKTCEPIIDPIAIEKKLVLRINATEVLAMYCSPLMVKELVVGFIMTEGVIRGSWCVDKMRINHREDIEVDIEADGEVVLEGKAVTSGCIGGVTTKKVFGDKLNTENFSIDGEHVKRLFNEFQSRSTSYNLTGCIHSAAISDGLEILVMTEDIGRHNAVDKAIGHCIINDIALDDKLMLLSGRLSSEIATKCGKWFIPVVASRTAPTLLSVEIADRLGITMVGFIRGNRFNIYTHPQRIS, from the coding sequence ATGGAAGTATATGCAAAAAGAGAGATATTTCGGGTAAACGGAAAAACCTGTGAGCCGATAATTGATCCGATAGCGATAGAGAAAAAACTTGTGTTACGGATAAATGCAACAGAAGTTTTAGCAATGTACTGTTCGCCCTTAATGGTTAAAGAGCTGGTAGTTGGTTTTATCATGACAGAGGGGGTAATACGCGGCAGTTGGTGTGTGGATAAAATGCGGATAAATCACAGAGAAGACATAGAGGTGGATATAGAGGCCGATGGTGAGGTAGTGCTTGAGGGCAAGGCTGTAACATCAGGCTGCATAGGGGGAGTAACGACAAAAAAAGTATTTGGGGATAAATTGAACACAGAAAATTTTAGTATAGACGGTGAGCATGTAAAACGGCTTTTTAACGAATTTCAAAGCCGTAGCACCTCTTATAATCTTACAGGGTGCATTCACAGTGCCGCAATTTCAGACGGACTGGAAATTTTAGTTATGACGGAAGACATCGGGCGGCATAATGCTGTTGATAAAGCCATCGGGCACTGTATAATTAATGATATTGCCCTTGACGATAAATTAATGCTCTTAAGCGGGAGGTTATCATCGGAGATAGCAACCAAATGCGGTAAATGGTTCATTCCGGTAGTGGCAAGCCGCACCGCACCAACTTTACTTTCAGTGGAAATAGCCGACAGGCTGGGAATAACTATGGTAGGTTTCATAAGAGGAAACAGATTTAATATATACACCCATCCACAAAGAATTAGTTGA